From the genome of Marixanthomonas ophiurae, one region includes:
- a CDS encoding nucleotide exchange factor GrpE — translation MSKKNKTKKEEVAENDVVTKEQEQQDTVDTTENEKVEEDELTKLQEALEKEKERNLRLFAEFENYKRRTGRERVELFKTAGQDVITSLLPVMDDFDRALKEIEKTDDKNLLKGVELIQNKLRETLRAKGLEPIETNQGETFDAEIHEAVTQIPAPSDDLKGKIIDVIEKGYTLGEKIIRFPKVVIGQ, via the coding sequence ATGAGCAAGAAAAATAAAACCAAAAAAGAGGAAGTTGCCGAAAATGATGTGGTAACGAAAGAGCAGGAACAGCAAGACACTGTAGATACAACTGAAAATGAAAAAGTTGAAGAAGATGAGCTAACAAAACTACAGGAAGCGCTAGAAAAAGAAAAAGAACGCAACTTACGTTTGTTTGCTGAGTTTGAAAATTATAAAAGAAGAACCGGCCGTGAGCGCGTAGAGTTGTTTAAAACAGCAGGGCAGGATGTCATAACATCACTACTACCAGTAATGGATGATTTTGATCGTGCCTTGAAAGAGATTGAAAAAACGGATGACAAAAACCTTTTAAAAGGGGTGGAGTTAATCCAGAATAAATTGAGAGAAACCCTTCGAGCTAAAGGATTAGAACCAATAGAGACTAATCAAGGGGAAACGTTTGATGCTGAAATTCATGAGGCGGTGACACAAATTCCCGCCCCGTCAGACGATTTAAAAGGAAAAATAATTGATGTAATTGAAAAGGGATATACCTTGGGTGAAAAGATCATCCGGTTCCCAAAAGTTGTGATAGGCCAATAA
- a CDS encoding DUF4920 domain-containing protein, whose product MKNILFAITFLFIAISCNENKKSEELKNETTTVEEVVETSKEMAYQSFGEKINDQNVMTAAEMKEKFEAMKVGDTSEVKFRSKVNSVCQKKGCWMRLDIGNEDEAFVKFKDYGFFMPKDIAADEVIVAGKAYVEKTSVEDLKHFAKDAGKSEEEVAAITEPELTYAFLSHGVLLPETAEKQ is encoded by the coding sequence ATGAAAAATATACTATTTGCCATTACTTTCCTATTTATAGCTATAAGTTGTAATGAGAATAAAAAAAGTGAAGAACTTAAAAACGAGACGACAACAGTAGAAGAAGTTGTTGAAACTTCAAAAGAAATGGCCTATCAGTCTTTTGGTGAAAAAATAAACGATCAAAATGTTATGACAGCTGCTGAAATGAAAGAAAAATTTGAGGCGATGAAAGTTGGTGATACTTCAGAAGTAAAGTTTCGGTCAAAAGTAAATTCGGTTTGTCAGAAAAAAGGATGTTGGATGCGCTTAGATATCGGTAATGAAGACGAAGCTTTTGTGAAATTTAAAGACTACGGTTTTTTTATGCCAAAAGACATCGCTGCCGATGAGGTTATTGTAGCTGGAAAAGCGTATGTTGAAAAAACGAGCGTAGAAGATTTAAAACACTTTGCAAAAGATGCTGGTAAAAGCGAAGAAGAAGTTGCTGCTATTACAGAGCCAGAACTTACGTATGCTTTTCTATCGCACGGAGTATTATTGCCAGAAACTGCTGAAAAGCAATAA
- a CDS encoding sel1 repeat family protein, translating to MKKILVWGFIFFTVSPVLSQKFQDVVQADTEEEVDELCQTVGLGFMSTPKEVEDIVNEIVQTAGVSKAGFELKECSNIENAVAKIIPIGGEDVRYIIYDSDWLQGLINSTSNDWSGKFVLAHEIGHHLNGHSLNNGSSNHDYELQADYFAGRALANLGASLEETLLVTSRLPEKASSSHPARIDRAQKAEDGWKSVKNKALTIKVRKEDVNKVALKMVEIIDNKLKNQSLTKEDYRKTLKQLSVARNTYYKGYTEDIRYFEAICYAGIDDEEKAMDSYVNYLSIEGLDKSPRIKEISELYTQSSINNTAFFANPAVVYHLSKSFYQNKNYDKAITFGNQFLTRSQDPDKNSDIIEVIATSEFEKIEEGINGMSVEESAEKGALYIQNEEYDKAFELLSKAAESKNAKAQHLLGNLYLSGRGVDKDSRKALNWYITAAQQGYVEAQYMAATCYYEGYGVFKNMKNARFWFNKAAEGNHPKAAEGLAKIEADENAKKPTPTPIVKTETKETDVETIAKQVIKGDSYFNQRMYSDAFEMYITPANKGNAYAQERIGWLYYKGKGIRKNKNLAVEWWKKSARQGNVDAINNLTRLGEW from the coding sequence ATGAAGAAAATACTAGTTTGGGGTTTCATTTTTTTCACAGTAAGCCCTGTATTATCACAAAAATTTCAAGATGTAGTACAAGCTGATACCGAAGAAGAGGTAGATGAACTTTGTCAAACCGTTGGTTTAGGCTTTATGAGCACACCAAAAGAGGTAGAAGATATTGTCAATGAAATTGTACAAACAGCAGGTGTAAGCAAAGCGGGTTTTGAGCTTAAAGAATGCTCAAATATTGAAAATGCAGTAGCCAAAATAATTCCTATTGGCGGTGAAGATGTTCGGTATATTATCTATGATAGCGACTGGTTACAAGGACTTATAAACAGTACATCTAACGACTGGTCTGGTAAATTTGTCCTTGCTCATGAAATTGGACATCACCTTAACGGTCATAGCCTTAACAACGGTAGTAGTAATCATGATTATGAACTACAAGCAGATTATTTTGCCGGACGTGCTTTGGCTAATTTAGGAGCTTCTTTAGAAGAAACGTTATTAGTAACAAGTAGGTTACCCGAAAAAGCATCTTCATCACACCCAGCTAGAATAGATAGAGCTCAAAAAGCTGAAGATGGCTGGAAATCGGTAAAAAATAAAGCGCTTACTATTAAAGTTAGAAAAGAAGACGTAAATAAAGTAGCCTTAAAGATGGTTGAAATTATTGATAACAAATTAAAAAATCAATCCTTAACAAAAGAAGACTATAGAAAGACTTTGAAACAATTGAGTGTTGCTAGAAACACCTATTATAAAGGCTACACTGAAGATATCCGCTATTTTGAAGCCATTTGTTACGCAGGAATAGATGATGAGGAAAAAGCAATGGATTCGTATGTTAACTATTTAAGTATAGAAGGGTTAGATAAAAGTCCAAGAATAAAAGAAATTAGTGAGTTATACACTCAATCCTCCATAAACAATACTGCCTTTTTTGCTAATCCAGCTGTTGTTTATCACTTAAGTAAATCATTTTACCAAAATAAAAATTACGATAAGGCGATTACTTTTGGCAATCAGTTTTTAACACGATCACAAGATCCGGATAAAAACAGTGACATCATTGAAGTGATTGCAACCAGTGAATTTGAAAAAATTGAAGAAGGTATTAATGGAATGAGTGTAGAAGAATCTGCAGAAAAAGGCGCCCTTTATATTCAAAATGAGGAATACGATAAAGCATTCGAGTTATTATCTAAAGCAGCAGAAAGTAAAAACGCGAAGGCCCAACACTTATTAGGAAACTTGTATCTCTCAGGAAGAGGAGTTGATAAAGATTCCCGTAAAGCATTAAACTGGTACATTACAGCTGCACAACAAGGTTATGTTGAGGCACAATACATGGCAGCAACATGCTATTATGAAGGCTATGGCGTATTTAAAAACATGAAAAATGCACGCTTTTGGTTTAATAAAGCAGCAGAAGGAAACCATCCAAAAGCAGCAGAAGGTTTAGCTAAGATAGAGGCTGATGAAAATGCAAAAAAGCCAACTCCTACTCCTATCGTAAAAACAGAAACAAAGGAAACAGATGTAGAAACAATTGCAAAGCAGGTGATTAAGGGAGATTCTTATTTTAACCAAAGAATGTACTCTGATGCTTTTGAAATGTATATAACACCTGCCAATAAGGGTAACGCATATGCTCAAGAACGAATAGGCTGGCTCTATTATAAAGGTAAAGGCATTCGAAAAAATAAAAATTTGGCAGTAGAGTGGTGGAAAAAATCTGCTAGGCAAGGAAATGTAGATGCTATTAATAACCTGACCAGGTTAGGAGAATGGTAA
- a CDS encoding pyrophosphohydrolase domain-containing protein encodes MKNKIAAVAEFHEAFGLGKKEIPTATLGKEKNLLRYKLMREENEEYLEAANDNDLVEVADALGDMLYILCGTIIEHGMQHKIEEVFSEIQRSNMSKLGADGNPIYREDGKVLKGPNYFKPDIQSILDK; translated from the coding sequence ATGAAGAATAAAATTGCTGCTGTTGCTGAATTTCATGAGGCTTTTGGTCTAGGAAAAAAGGAAATCCCAACAGCTACTCTAGGAAAGGAAAAAAACCTATTGCGTTATAAATTAATGCGAGAAGAGAATGAAGAATACTTGGAAGCTGCCAACGATAATGATTTAGTAGAAGTAGCCGATGCCCTTGGTGATATGCTCTATATACTGTGTGGAACAATCATTGAGCACGGCATGCAACATAAAATAGAAGAGGTGTTTAGTGAAATACAAAGAAGCAATATGAGTAAACTAGGTGCAGATGGAAATCCAATCTATAGAGAAGATGGAAAGGTCTTAAAAGGTCCCAATTATTTTAAACCGGACATTCAATCTATTTTAGACAAATAA
- the mnmD gene encoding tRNA (5-methylaminomethyl-2-thiouridine)(34)-methyltransferase MnmD, whose translation MKRTFLKTGDGSITIHLPDWDEQYHSKHGAIAEAQHVFINTGLYYFCDKYTTNTLSILEIGFGTGLNAFLTLLESKNKQLQVEYTGVEAYPIDVKVLEALNYAKVLDVSEDEFQKLHSAEWERKTTIIPNFQLLKRKQFFSEIKDKQIFHLIYFDAFGARVQPELWTLEIFQKMFDALKNKGVLVTYSAKGSVRRNMEAVGFTVERLPGPPGKREMLRASKNL comes from the coding sequence ATGAAACGTACATTCCTTAAAACTGGCGATGGTTCTATAACGATTCATTTGCCAGATTGGGATGAGCAATACCATTCAAAACATGGAGCAATAGCCGAAGCTCAACACGTTTTTATAAATACAGGACTTTATTATTTTTGTGACAAATACACTACTAATACACTTTCTATTCTCGAAATTGGTTTTGGCACTGGGTTAAATGCTTTTTTAACCCTTCTAGAATCTAAAAACAAACAATTACAAGTAGAATATACTGGAGTGGAAGCATATCCAATTGATGTTAAAGTATTGGAAGCGTTAAACTATGCTAAGGTTTTAGATGTTTCAGAAGATGAATTTCAAAAACTTCATTCTGCAGAATGGGAAAGAAAAACCACGATTATTCCAAATTTTCAGTTATTAAAACGAAAACAATTTTTTTCTGAAATAAAAGATAAACAAATATTTCATCTTATCTATTTTGATGCTTTTGGAGCACGAGTACAACCTGAATTATGGACGCTTGAGATATTTCAGAAAATGTTTGATGCATTAAAAAACAAAGGCGTTTTAGTTACCTATTCAGCAAAAGGAAGCGTTCGAAGAAACATGGAGGCTGTTGGTTTTACTGTAGAGCGTTTACCAGGACCTCCCGGTAAAAGAGAAATGCTGAGAGCCTCGAAGAATTTATAA
- a CDS encoding ion transporter: MITNINSKLGRRFDIFIQILIVLSMIAFAVETIPKLHPNTILFLKIFDVVCVVVFTIEYIFRVYYATSKLKYIFSFYGLIDLLAILPFYIAIGVDLRSLRAFRVFRIFRVLKLVRYNKALNRFKAAAVEAKEEVVLFLFITAILIYLSAVGIYYFEHEVQPEKFKSIFHSLWWSISTLTTVGYGDVYPITTGGKLFTFCILIVGLGIVTVPAGIVAAALSKATKTDKK, translated from the coding sequence ATGATTACCAATATAAACTCCAAATTAGGGAGACGTTTTGATATTTTTATTCAAATACTCATTGTGCTTTCTATGATTGCCTTTGCAGTTGAAACAATACCAAAACTTCATCCTAACACCATACTTTTTTTAAAAATTTTCGATGTTGTTTGTGTAGTGGTTTTTACTATTGAATATATTTTTCGCGTGTATTATGCAACTTCTAAATTAAAATATATTTTCAGTTTTTATGGACTAATTGACTTATTGGCAATTCTGCCATTTTATATCGCTATTGGGGTAGACCTAAGATCGCTGAGAGCTTTTAGGGTCTTCAGAATTTTCCGTGTTTTGAAACTTGTTCGCTACAATAAAGCCTTAAATCGTTTTAAAGCAGCTGCTGTAGAAGCCAAAGAAGAGGTTGTCCTATTTTTATTTATAACTGCCATTTTAATATATCTATCTGCCGTTGGCATTTATTATTTTGAACACGAAGTTCAACCAGAAAAATTTAAATCAATTTTCCACAGTTTGTGGTGGTCTATATCAACTTTGACAACCGTAGGCTATGGCGATGTGTATCCCATTACTACTGGAGGTAAATTATTTACTTTCTGCATTTTAATTGTTGGTTTGGGTATTGTAACCGTGCCGGCAGGTATTGTTGCAGCTGCTCTTTCAAAAGCAACTAAAACAGATAAAAAATGA
- a CDS encoding C1 family peptidase: MKQFVFFFILLTTSLCLAQHGTGLVFDDEAYEEIPSKPKNVAFFDDLADISSASIKKYAPVVRSQGGYGTCTGWATAYYGRTIVEAKQLGLKDQEEINKIAFSPIFTYLNAATKENSYNCQKGASLDRALRSLINDGSPYFEDYKDAQFCDDAIPENVFEKAKSNVIKEYNRVIVGSETKQEKIENVKRAVHNGNPVIIGFKVEKALHIAKGVYVPDNQLTGGGHAMCVVGFNDEKYGGAFEIINSWGTDWGNNGYIWVKYDDFVTYTRYALEIIPKPKPVNEFKTLAGELRIELKGGHPMEVIKGDATFKKSVLGWQDVVKEEETDEKTVGDYKTTASYPKETRYRMYAKVNQPSYVYVFAADSAGENGVLFPHQEGISPYFDNTEAELVIPGEKYFFRLNKDVDSDYTIVVFSLEKIDSKKVKEQLDTLEGDMLDKLYVIFNDSLIPKENIELSKDKMKFNATFKTGTTAMMVLDIKRS; the protein is encoded by the coding sequence ATGAAACAGTTTGTTTTCTTTTTTATTTTATTAACCACCTCTCTGTGTCTTGCTCAGCATGGCACAGGGTTGGTGTTTGATGATGAAGCCTACGAAGAGATACCGTCAAAACCAAAAAATGTTGCTTTTTTTGATGATCTAGCAGATATCTCCAGTGCCTCCATAAAAAAATATGCTCCGGTAGTTAGAAGCCAAGGTGGATATGGTACTTGTACCGGTTGGGCTACAGCTTATTACGGCCGCACTATAGTAGAAGCTAAACAGTTGGGGTTAAAAGACCAAGAAGAAATAAATAAAATAGCCTTCTCCCCTATTTTTACCTATTTAAATGCTGCAACCAAAGAAAATAGTTATAACTGCCAAAAAGGAGCTTCTTTAGACCGGGCTTTACGCTCACTTATAAATGATGGTTCTCCCTATTTTGAAGATTATAAAGATGCTCAATTTTGTGACGATGCCATACCAGAAAATGTCTTTGAAAAAGCGAAATCAAATGTTATTAAAGAATACAATCGTGTAATTGTTGGTAGCGAAACAAAGCAAGAAAAAATAGAAAATGTAAAACGGGCCGTTCACAACGGGAATCCTGTAATAATTGGTTTTAAAGTAGAGAAAGCACTGCATATAGCTAAAGGTGTTTACGTGCCAGATAATCAATTGACAGGCGGTGGTCATGCCATGTGTGTAGTTGGCTTTAACGATGAGAAATATGGTGGAGCCTTTGAAATTATTAACAGTTGGGGTACAGATTGGGGTAATAATGGATACATATGGGTAAAGTATGATGATTTTGTTACCTATACCCGCTATGCCTTAGAAATTATTCCGAAGCCCAAACCAGTAAATGAGTTTAAAACGTTAGCAGGAGAACTACGAATCGAATTAAAAGGCGGCCATCCAATGGAGGTTATTAAAGGTGATGCTACGTTCAAAAAAAGTGTTCTTGGTTGGCAAGATGTAGTAAAAGAAGAAGAAACCGATGAAAAAACAGTAGGTGATTATAAAACTACTGCATCCTACCCAAAAGAAACCAGATACCGCATGTATGCAAAGGTTAATCAACCAAGTTACGTATATGTATTTGCTGCAGACAGCGCTGGTGAAAACGGAGTACTCTTCCCGCATCAAGAAGGAATTTCACCTTATTTTGATAATACAGAAGCCGAACTGGTAATTCCAGGAGAGAAGTATTTTTTCAGGCTTAATAAAGATGTGGATTCAGATTATACAATTGTTGTCTTCTCATTAGAAAAAATAGATTCTAAAAAGGTAAAAGAACAGCTAGACACCCTAGAAGGTGACATGCTTGATAAACTATATGTAATATTTAATGATAGCTTAATTCCAAAGGAAAACATAGAACTGTCAAAAGACAAAATGAAATTTAATGCAACATTTAAAACAGGGACAACAGCAATGATGGTCTTAGACATAAAACGATCTTAA
- a CDS encoding TIGR01777 family oxidoreductase translates to MKVLITGATGLIGTQLTKECHKAGISVNYLTTSKDKIEDKPNYKGFYWNPYEGEIDENAFTDVTTIINLVGATISKRWTKSYRETILESRTKTANLIYNTLEKTKTSVKHFISASGVSIYPNSESRLYTEEDTDVDTTFLAEVVQAWENAADQFKKLDMRVTKVRTGVVLAEEEGAFPKIVQPIEKGFGAPLGNGKQWMSWIHLEDIVCIYIHILKNGLQGVYNATAPNPVTNEKMTRKIAAYLKKDLWLPKVPGFVLRLVLGKMSILVLKGQLVSSKKLEESGYEFKYVNVAPAIKNLL, encoded by the coding sequence ATGAAAGTATTGATAACGGGCGCGACAGGATTAATAGGTACACAATTAACAAAAGAATGCCATAAAGCAGGAATTAGTGTAAACTATTTAACTACAAGTAAAGATAAAATTGAAGATAAACCCAATTACAAAGGGTTTTATTGGAACCCTTATGAGGGTGAAATCGATGAAAATGCTTTTACCGATGTAACTACTATTATCAATTTGGTAGGCGCAACCATATCAAAAAGATGGACAAAAAGCTATCGGGAAACCATCTTGGAAAGCCGAACTAAAACAGCTAACCTTATTTATAATACTTTAGAAAAGACGAAAACAAGTGTAAAACATTTCATTTCTGCAAGTGGGGTAAGTATTTACCCAAATAGTGAATCCCGATTGTATACTGAAGAAGATACTGATGTTGATACTACTTTTTTAGCTGAAGTGGTTCAGGCATGGGAAAACGCGGCCGATCAATTTAAAAAACTAGATATGCGGGTGACAAAAGTGCGTACTGGTGTTGTTTTGGCAGAAGAGGAAGGTGCATTCCCAAAAATAGTTCAACCTATTGAAAAGGGTTTTGGAGCACCATTAGGGAATGGTAAACAATGGATGTCTTGGATTCATTTAGAAGATATTGTTTGTATTTATATCCACATATTAAAAAATGGACTTCAAGGGGTTTACAATGCAACTGCTCCCAATCCAGTTACTAATGAGAAAATGACTCGTAAAATTGCCGCATACTTAAAAAAAGACCTATGGTTGCCTAAAGTGCCAGGTTTTGTGCTGCGCTTAGTTCTTGGTAAAATGTCCATTTTAGTGCTTAAAGGACAATTGGTAAGTTCAAAAAAATTGGAAGAAAGCGGCTACGAGTTTAAATATGTAAATGTAGCACCTGCTATTAAAAATTTACTATAA
- the dnaJ gene encoding molecular chaperone DnaJ, with translation MKEDYYEILGLSKNATAAEIKKAYRKRAIKYHPDKNPGDAEAEEMFKKSAEAYEVLSNPDKKAKYDQFGHQAFDGSGGFGGGGMNMDDIFSQFGDIFGGGGFGGFGGFGGGGRRTVKGSNLRIRVQLTLEEIANGVEKKIKVKRKKVAQGTTYKTCTTCNGSGQMTRIQNTILGRMQTATTCSTCSGAGQIVDQKPNNADAHGMLATEETVSIKIPAGVVDGMQLKVSGKGNDAPGNGIAGDLLVAIEEKDHPTLQREGDNLHYDLYVSFSDATLGASKEIDTVTGKVRIKVEPGVQSGKILRLRNKGIPSINGYGSGDLLVHVNVWTPKTLSKEQRAFFEKMTDDEHFQPKPEKEDKSFFEKVKDMFS, from the coding sequence ATGAAGGAAGATTATTACGAAATACTCGGTTTAAGTAAAAACGCTACGGCGGCAGAAATTAAGAAAGCATATCGAAAGAGAGCTATTAAGTATCACCCAGATAAAAATCCTGGTGATGCTGAAGCTGAAGAGATGTTTAAAAAATCTGCTGAAGCATATGAGGTTTTAAGCAACCCCGATAAAAAAGCGAAGTATGACCAATTTGGTCATCAAGCCTTCGATGGTTCTGGTGGTTTTGGTGGCGGAGGTATGAATATGGACGATATCTTTAGTCAATTTGGAGACATCTTCGGTGGCGGAGGTTTTGGCGGCTTTGGCGGTTTTGGCGGCGGTGGTCGCAGAACTGTAAAAGGAAGCAACCTTCGTATTCGCGTACAGCTTACTCTTGAGGAAATAGCAAACGGGGTAGAAAAGAAAATTAAAGTAAAGCGTAAAAAAGTTGCCCAAGGCACTACCTATAAAACCTGTACAACCTGTAATGGATCGGGACAAATGACCCGTATACAAAATACTATTTTAGGACGTATGCAAACTGCTACTACGTGTAGTACGTGTAGCGGGGCAGGTCAAATTGTAGATCAAAAACCTAACAACGCAGATGCACATGGTATGTTAGCTACAGAAGAGACTGTTTCTATAAAAATACCTGCTGGAGTTGTAGACGGTATGCAGTTAAAAGTTTCTGGTAAAGGAAACGATGCGCCAGGTAATGGAATAGCAGGAGATCTTTTAGTAGCGATTGAAGAAAAAGACCATCCTACCTTACAGCGTGAAGGCGATAATCTTCATTATGATCTTTATGTAAGTTTTTCAGATGCAACCCTTGGTGCTTCAAAAGAAATTGATACTGTTACTGGAAAAGTGCGTATAAAGGTAGAGCCTGGAGTGCAAAGTGGAAAAATATTAAGACTCCGTAACAAAGGAATACCAAGTATTAATGGATACGGTTCTGGAGATTTATTGGTTCACGTAAACGTATGGACACCAAAAACATTAAGTAAGGAACAACGTGCTTTTTTCGAGAAAATGACTGACGATGAGCACTTTCAACCCAAGCCTGAAAAAGAAGATAAATCGTTTTTTGAAAAGGTAAAAGACATGTTTTCTTAA
- a CDS encoding branched-chain amino acid aminotransferase: MSLTANEHISIEKIKKSKIDQVDFDKLTFGKNFTDYMFECDYKDGKWQNPTIKPYGNLMLSPATKVFHYGQAVFEGMKAYKDDNGEVFLFRPEENFKRINISSKRMAIPEFPREFFFEALHTLLQLDKDWVQPGDGNSLYIRPFAMATEVGVSAAPSDEYKFMILMAPAQAYYTGDVRVVIAEKFSRSADGGVGYAKAAGNYGAQFYPTNLAREKGFQQVIWTDSNEHKYLEEAGTMNVFFRINDTLITAPISDRILDGVTRKSVLKLAERAGIKTEVRRIQVSELIEAAKNNELMEIFGAGTAAVISPVSAFSYKETVYDIPKTNDGYAVRFKKELMDIQQNRAEDPFGWRYPLA, translated from the coding sequence ATGAGTCTTACCGCAAATGAGCATATTTCAATAGAAAAGATCAAAAAATCAAAAATAGATCAAGTTGATTTTGACAAATTGACCTTTGGCAAGAATTTTACAGATTATATGTTCGAGTGTGACTACAAAGATGGGAAGTGGCAAAATCCTACGATTAAACCTTATGGCAATTTAATGTTATCGCCAGCTACAAAGGTTTTTCACTATGGTCAAGCTGTTTTTGAAGGAATGAAAGCTTATAAAGATGATAATGGCGAAGTGTTTTTGTTTCGTCCTGAAGAGAACTTTAAGCGTATAAATATTTCTTCTAAACGGATGGCGATTCCTGAATTTCCTAGGGAGTTCTTTTTTGAAGCATTACATACACTTTTACAACTTGATAAAGATTGGGTACAACCTGGTGATGGAAATTCGCTTTATATACGCCCATTTGCTATGGCCACTGAAGTTGGTGTTTCGGCCGCTCCTTCAGATGAATATAAATTCATGATTCTTATGGCACCTGCCCAAGCCTATTATACAGGTGATGTGCGTGTTGTAATTGCTGAAAAGTTTAGTCGTTCTGCAGATGGTGGTGTTGGTTATGCCAAAGCAGCTGGAAATTATGGCGCACAATTTTATCCTACTAATTTGGCTCGTGAAAAAGGATTTCAACAAGTAATCTGGACCGACTCTAATGAACATAAGTATTTAGAAGAGGCTGGAACGATGAATGTTTTCTTCAGAATTAACGACACCTTGATTACAGCTCCAATTAGTGATCGAATTTTAGATGGAGTAACAAGAAAAAGCGTTTTAAAGCTAGCTGAACGTGCTGGAATAAAAACTGAAGTTAGAAGGATTCAAGTTTCAGAATTAATAGAAGCTGCAAAAAACAATGAGTTAATGGAAATCTTTGGAGCAGGTACTGCTGCGGTAATTAGCCCAGTAAGTGCTTTTAGCTACAAAGAAACAGTTTACGATATTCCTAAAACAAACGATGGGTACGCTGTTCGATTTAAAAAAGAATTAATGGATATTCAGCAAAACAGAGCAGAAGATCCTTTTGGCTGGAGATATCCTTTAGCTTAA
- a CDS encoding response regulator transcription factor → MNIYTKLTTLLEEAKEHSFQLNTSETITVLDALKHISENKKILDKAIYHALVLKQQSPKVKNLTRRETQIFNLVGNGFRSKEIALMLSISQATVCTHRKNIIKKLNITGSRQLQSLAYKYTENKAINPLPTKNTQ, encoded by the coding sequence GTGAACATTTACACAAAATTAACTACACTTCTAGAGGAAGCCAAAGAACATTCGTTTCAGTTAAATACTAGTGAAACGATAACCGTTCTGGATGCTTTAAAGCATATTTCAGAAAACAAAAAAATTCTGGATAAGGCTATTTACCATGCATTAGTACTCAAGCAGCAAAGTCCCAAAGTTAAAAACCTTACCCGTAGAGAGACTCAAATATTTAATTTAGTTGGCAATGGTTTTCGATCTAAAGAAATTGCATTAATGCTTTCTATAAGCCAGGCTACCGTTTGCACTCACAGAAAAAATATAATTAAAAAATTAAATATTACAGGAAGTAGACAGCTACAGTCTTTAGCTTATAAATACACTGAAAACAAAGCGATTAATCCACTTCCTACAAAAAATACCCAATAA
- a CDS encoding YceI family protein → MKKTIINSTLAVFIAIGAISCNDGKKEAKTSEAKEVAETTQEAVSYTVDTAASTVKWHGEKPTGSHHGTVDIADGSLSVKDNMIEAGNFTIDMKTITDEDLEGEKKANLEAHLMGTVEGKEGDFFNVNEYPTATFELTGVEAMGDHTMVKGNLTMKDKTNHIEFPATVNMDVDKVVIETKPFTIDRTKWGVNYGSKSVFDNLGDKFINDEIELTISLVAKK, encoded by the coding sequence ATGAAAAAAACCATCATCAATAGTACACTAGCAGTTTTTATTGCAATAGGAGCTATTTCTTGTAACGACGGAAAAAAAGAAGCAAAAACATCTGAAGCAAAAGAAGTTGCCGAGACTACACAGGAAGCTGTAAGCTATACAGTTGATACTGCAGCATCGACCGTTAAATGGCACGGTGAAAAGCCAACAGGAAGCCATCACGGAACGGTAGATATAGCAGACGGTTCACTTTCAGTAAAAGATAATATGATTGAAGCTGGTAATTTTACCATCGACATGAAGACCATTACCGATGAAGATTTAGAAGGTGAGAAAAAAGCTAACCTTGAAGCACACCTTATGGGTACTGTGGAAGGAAAAGAAGGAGACTTCTTTAATGTAAACGAATATCCTACTGCAACTTTTGAATTAACAGGAGTTGAAGCAATGGGCGACCACACTATGGTAAAAGGGAATCTTACTATGAAAGATAAAACCAACCATATTGAATTTCCTGCAACTGTAAACATGGACGTTGATAAAGTAGTGATTGAAACTAAGCCTTTTACCATTGATCGAACTAAATGGGGGGTTAATTACGGTTCTAAATCAGTATTTGATAACTTAGGAGATAAGTTTATTAATGATGAGATTGAATTGACAATATCATTGGTTGCTAAAAAGTAA